A genomic region of Zalophus californianus isolate mZalCal1 chromosome 1, mZalCal1.pri.v2, whole genome shotgun sequence contains the following coding sequences:
- the CACTIN gene encoding cactin encodes MGRDTRSRSRSAGRRGRRQRSGSRSRSRSGSHGRRNRRRRDDEVRRRRRRQSRERRSDSEEERWQRRRRQSPSPLPPRWRSQDQSSQSDSEEERQRGRWARRQRTRSWSPGSSASSSASPDRSQSPREAAAALSQQQSLQERLRLREERKQQEELMKAFETPEEKRARRLAKKEAKERKKREKMGWGEEYMGYTNTDNPFGDNNLLGTFIWNKALEKKGISHLEEKELKERNKRIQEDNRLELQKVKQLRLEREREKAMREQELEMLQREKEAEHFKTWEEQEDNFHLQQAKLRSKIRIRDGRAKPIDLLAKYISAEDDDLAVEMHEPYTFLNGLTVADMEDLLEDIQVYMELEQGKNADFWRDMTTITEDEIAKLRKLEASGKGPGERREGVNASVSSDVQSVFKGKTYSQLQVIFQGIEGKIRAGGPNLDMGYWESLLQQLRAHMARARLRERHQDVLRQKLYKLKQEQGVESEPLFPILKQEPPSPGHSLEPEDPVPTPPGPSSEGGSGEPEAEGAAPAEGEADGEAVLMEEDLIQQSLDDYDAGKYSPRLLTAHELPLDAHVLEPDEDLQRLQLSRQQLQVTGDASESAEDIFFRRAKEGMGQDEAQFSVEMPLTGKAYLWADKYRPRKPRFFNRVHTGFEWNKYNQTHYDFDNPPPKIVQGYKFNIFYPDLIDKRSTPEYFLEACADNKDFATLRFHAGPPYEDIAFKIVNREWEYSHRHGFRCQFANGIFQLWFHFKRYRYRR; translated from the exons ATGGGTCGGGATACACGCTCGCGCTCGCGGTCGGCTGGTCGCAGGGGCCGCAGGCAACGGAGCGGTAGTCGGAGTCGAAGTCGGAGCGGGAGCCATGGGCGGCGAAACCGCCGGCGCCGGGACGACGAAGTACGGCGCAGGCGGAGGCGGCAGAGCCGGGAGCGCAG GTCAGATTCGGAGGAAGAAAGGTGGCAGCGGCGAAGGAGGCAGAGCCCGAGCCCGCTGCCACCACGCTGGCGCTCACAGGACCAGTCCTCTCAGTCCGACTCGGAGGAGGAGCGGCAGCGGGGCCGATGGGCCCGCCGGCAGCGGACACGCTCTTGGTCCCCGGGCTCCTCGGcttccagctctgcctccccaGACCGCTCCCAGAGCCCTCGGGAGGCGGCGGCAGCCCTGAGCCAACAGCAGAGCTTGCAGGAGCGGCTGCGGCTGCGGGAGGAGCGGAAGCAGCAGGAGGAGCTGATGAAGGCCTTCGAGACCCCCGAGGAGAAGCGGGCCCGGCGGCTGGCCAAGAAGGAGGCCAAGGAGCGGAAGAAGCGGGAGAAgatgggctggggggaggagtaCATGGGCTACACCAACACCGACAACCCCTTCGGGGACAACAACCTCCTGGGCACCTTCATCTGGAACAAG GCCCTGGAAAAGAAGGGGATCAGCCACCTGGAGGAGAAGGAGCTGAAGGAGCGGAACAAGAGAATCCAAGAGGACAATCGCCTGGAGCTGCAGAAG GTGAAGCAGCTGCGGctggagcgggagcgggagaaaGCCATGCGGGAGCAGGAGCTGGAGATGCTGCAGCGGGAGAAGGAGGCGGAGCACTTCAAGACATGGGAGGAACAGGAGGACAACTTCCACCTGCAGCAGGCCAAGCTGCG CTCCAAGATCCGCATCCGGGACGGGCGAGCCAAGCCCATCGACCTGCTGGCCAAGTACATCAGCGCTGAGGACGATGACCTGGCCGTCGAGATGCACGAACCGTATACCTTCCTCAACGGCCTCACTGTAGCTGACATGGAGGACCTGCTGGAGGACATCCAG GTATACATGGAGCTGGAGCAGGGAAAGAACGCGGACTTCTGGCGGGACATGACCACCATCACGGAGGATGAGATCGCCAAGCTCCGCAAGCTGGAGGCCTCGGGCAAGGGCCCAG GTGAGCGGCGAGAGGGGGTCAACGCCTCAGTCAGCTCTGACGTGCAGTCGGTCTTCAAGGGCAAGACGTACAGCCAGCTGCAGGTCATCTTCCAGGGCATCGAGGGCAAAATCCGGGCTGGGGGCCCCAACCTGGACATGGGCTACTGGGAGAGCCTCCTGCAGCAGCTCCGCGCCCACATGGCACGCGCCAG GCTCCGGGAGCGTCACCAGGACGTGCTGCGGCAGAAGCTGTACAAGCTGAAGCAGGAGCAGGGCGTGGAGAGTGAGCCTCTGTTTCCCATCCTCAAGCAGGAGCCCCCATCCCCTGGCCACAG CCTGGAACCCGAGGACCCAGTGCCCACCCCACCCGGGCCCTCGTCGGAGGGCGGCTCCGGGGAGCCTGAGGCAGAAGGGGCGGCGCCCGCGGAGGGCGAGGCGGACGGGGAGGCCGTGCTCATGGAGGAGGACCTGATCCAGCAGAGCCTGGACGACTATGACGCCGGCAAGTACAGCCCCCGGCTGCTCACGGCGCACGAGCTGCCGCTGGACGCCCACGTGCTGGAGCCCGATGAGGACCTGCAGCGCCTGCAGCTGTCGCGGCAGCAGCTCCAGGTCACAG GTGACGCCAGCGAGAGCGCGGAGGACATCTTCTTCCGGCGGGCCAAGGAGGGCATGGGCCAGGATGAGGCACAGTTCAGCGTGGAGATGCCACTGACGGGCAAGGCCTACCTGTGGGCCGACAAGTACCGGCCGCGCAAGCCGCGCTTCTTCAACCGCGTGCACACGGGCTTCGAGTGGAACAAGTATAACCAGACGCACTACGACTTTGACAACCCGCCGCCTAAGATCGTGCAGGGCTACAAGTTCAACATCTTCTACCCCGACCTCATCGACAAGCGCTCCACGCCCGAGTACTTCCTGGAGGCGTGCGCTGACAACAAGGACTTCGCCACCCTGCGCTTCCACGCCGGGCCGCCCTACGAGGACATTGCCTTCAAGATCGTCAACCGCGAGTGGGAGTACTCGCACCGCCACGGCTTCCGCTGCCAGTTTGCCAACGGCATCTTCCAGCTCTGGTTCCACTTCAAGCGCTACCGCTACCGCCGGTGA